The following are encoded together in the Clostridium sp. BJN0013 genome:
- a CDS encoding DUF1292 domain-containing protein has translation MGKTDQFIKAEKDKYGKIFVDINYAISSVSPFLDKDTLSIRKYVAKISILKKYIDLIEEVEKEFKNISLLNRLKGNKYISLIKDYKNDNYQSLLQLEKCSSCQCLNCTAPCSFDSCLGCKSGSKIVHCDRKRINASKYDTFFVDLTNNKTGESNRYTVLSTLQDVQLNKKYIIIENIALKEKFILYYYPGISEDSYGEISNAEEFDFIISTFQSIEE, from the coding sequence ATGGGAAAAACAGATCAGTTTATAAAAGCAGAAAAGGATAAATACGGAAAAATATTTGTAGATATAAATTATGCCATAAGTTCTGTTTCTCCTTTTTTGGACAAGGATACTTTAAGTATAAGAAAGTATGTAGCTAAAATATCAATTTTAAAAAAGTATATAGATTTAATTGAAGAAGTAGAAAAGGAATTTAAAAATATAAGCCTTTTAAATAGATTAAAAGGAAATAAATATATATCTCTAATAAAAGACTATAAAAATGATAATTATCAATCCTTACTGCAACTTGAAAAATGTTCTAGTTGTCAATGTTTAAATTGTACAGCTCCTTGTAGTTTTGATAGTTGTCTTGGATGTAAATCTGGTTCTAAAATTGTACATTGTGATAGGAAAAGAATAAATGCTTCAAAATATGATACTTTCTTTGTAGACTTAACTAATAATAAAACTGGTGAAAGTAATAGGTATACTGTGCTTTCAACACTTCAAGATGTACAATTAAATAAAAAATATATAATTATTGAAAATATTGCCTTAAAAGAAAAGTTTATATTATATTATTATCCTGGAATTTCTGAGGATAGTTATGGAGAAATATCAAATGCTGAAGAATTTGACTTTATAATTTCAACTTTTCAGTCCATAGAAGAATAA
- a CDS encoding PspA/IM30 family protein, producing MGVLKRISNIFRAKVNNTLDGMENPIELLDQKLKDMEDSLNKAKLSSAQILGNVHEIKKKMEDSKRISLEFDEKVKLALSKNNEDLAKKALERKLEADKTYASLESSYKDACEKAEAIKTKLKELEEEIRKTRTYRDEAAARFNNAEASKKVNEILANVETGGNKINIDDIERKIQNKEALAEGLGDLRQEDSLEKEFEKLNEINIDEELKKYKQN from the coding sequence ATGGGAGTATTAAAAAGAATATCTAATATTTTCAGAGCAAAAGTAAATAACACTTTAGATGGGATGGAAAACCCTATTGAATTGCTGGATCAAAAACTTAAAGATATGGAGGATAGTTTAAATAAAGCTAAATTATCTTCTGCACAAATACTAGGTAATGTACATGAAATTAAGAAGAAAATGGAAGACTCAAAGAGAATATCTTTAGAATTTGATGAAAAAGTTAAACTTGCTTTGAGTAAAAACAATGAAGATCTTGCTAAAAAAGCTTTAGAACGAAAATTAGAGGCTGATAAAACCTATGCTTCTTTAGAATCAAGTTATAAAGATGCCTGTGAAAAAGCTGAGGCAATAAAAACTAAATTAAAAGAATTAGAAGAAGAAATTAGAAAAACTAGAACATATAGAGATGAAGCTGCTGCAAGATTTAATAATGCTGAGGCCTCTAAAAAAGTAAATGAAATATTAGCCAACGTAGAAACAGGTGGAAACAAAATAAATATAGATGACATTGAAAGAAAAATTCAGAACAAGGAAGCTTTAGCTGAAGGCCTTGGTGATTTAAGACAGGAGGACTCGTTAGAAAAAGAATTTGAAAAATTAAATGAAATCAACATAGATGAAGAATTAAAAAAATATAAGCAAAATTAG